Proteins encoded within one genomic window of Flavobacterium sp. NG2:
- a CDS encoding family 43 glycosylhydrolase, translating into MIFFKNYTLVVLGLITHSIVAQIGVKHGKDDHRSSWGINPNALHVDVIAPEHGMADPHAWVQNDTVYVICGHDESWEGKGSFRMDRWEVWSSGDLKNWKHRRNIYPSQTYIGNQPNCWAGDITERDGKFYWFFSNRNKDTGVMVADHATGEYKDLLGKPLLPEGIVPVHPYDPEVFVENDVYTICFGAGTYYMATLSKDMKSLATEPKAIIIQDEKGQRMNTEDKSTLFKRNGYYYLVFGSRYAMSKNLYGPYEFKGAFLKGGHTSFFEWKNQLYVLQENHDISAFYRGASLKPVFFNKDETIIIPKEDRMYPSPGRPFEFKNSTMGWSALGGTAISFKDGKLIGKITAKEAIVQSAPWLYTETASCSKITIKIKNNSKAKELKLALYTRNRSANFWSTGTGQIDWSKQEWISVPITAQDTKFKTYTIDLSKFHQINERLMQVGLQLSAEKGNWEIDEVLVE; encoded by the coding sequence ATGATTTTTTTTAAAAACTATACACTAGTAGTACTAGGATTAATTACCCACAGTATTGTGGCACAAATAGGAGTGAAACACGGTAAAGATGATCATCGTAGCAGTTGGGGAATCAATCCTAACGCACTTCATGTGGATGTCATTGCTCCTGAACACGGAATGGCCGACCCTCATGCTTGGGTACAAAACGATACCGTTTATGTGATTTGTGGGCATGATGAATCGTGGGAAGGCAAAGGCTCTTTTAGAATGGATCGTTGGGAGGTTTGGTCTTCGGGCGATTTAAAAAATTGGAAACACCGTAGAAATATTTATCCCTCCCAAACCTACATTGGCAATCAGCCGAATTGCTGGGCAGGAGATATAACGGAACGGGATGGAAAATTTTATTGGTTTTTTTCCAACAGAAACAAAGATACAGGTGTCATGGTGGCTGACCATGCAACTGGGGAATACAAGGATTTGTTAGGAAAGCCTCTATTGCCTGAAGGGATTGTTCCAGTACATCCCTATGATCCTGAGGTTTTTGTAGAAAACGATGTTTATACCATTTGTTTTGGAGCAGGAACCTACTATATGGCTACTTTATCTAAGGATATGAAATCGTTGGCAACAGAACCCAAAGCAATTATTATTCAGGATGAAAAGGGACAAAGGATGAATACAGAAGATAAGTCAACGTTATTCAAACGCAATGGTTATTATTATTTAGTGTTTGGAAGTAGGTATGCGATGTCTAAGAATTTATATGGCCCCTATGAATTTAAAGGCGCTTTCTTAAAAGGCGGACATACTAGTTTTTTTGAATGGAAAAATCAATTGTATGTGCTACAAGAAAACCATGATATTAGTGCGTTTTACAGAGGAGCAAGTTTAAAACCTGTTTTTTTTAACAAAGACGAAACTATTATTATTCCTAAAGAAGATCGAATGTATCCTTCTCCTGGCAGGCCTTTTGAATTTAAAAACAGTACCATGGGGTGGAGTGCTTTAGGAGGTACAGCAATTTCATTTAAGGATGGGAAATTAATTGGAAAAATTACAGCCAAAGAGGCAATTGTTCAAAGTGCGCCATGGTTATACACTGAAACAGCATCATGTTCAAAAATAACCATTAAAATAAAAAACAACAGCAAAGCCAAGGAATTAAAACTAGCGCTTTATACCCGTAATCGTTCTGCTAATTTTTGGTCTACAGGAACAGGACAAATAGATTGGAGTAAACAAGAATGGATTTCAGTTCCTATAACAGCCCAAGATACAAAGTTCAAAACCTACACGATTGACTTATCGAAATTTCATCAAATTAACGAAAGATTGATGCAAGTAGGTTTGCAATTGAGCGCTGAAAAAGGAAATTGGGAAATTGATGAAGTGTTGGTAGAATAA
- a CDS encoding LacI family DNA-binding transcriptional regulator produces MKKNLYLFKRLNKYRKKLEIKKKSTIKDIANALDLTPSAVSKALSDHPRISDKTKEAVRQMAIELDYQPNYLSSALRKGKSNLVGVIIPRVNSNFFSSVVQEMEDVLNANGYNMLMTQSNELYKKECQSIDSLLGIQVDGIIASMANETINLEYYEKIKSKGVTLILFDRGEDELKVDYVGIDDYKSSHLIVEHLVSQNCQKIAHIAGFNHTRIYKDRIIGFRDAMEKARLPIHEEMIIESNLRVEDGRRIMKELLALPERPDAVYAAGDYAALGALQVLLEESIKVPEEIALVGFSDEPFTSLVKPSISTINQHSNQIGKLAAEAFLERMKNPKKKTSLNKIILTPELIIRESSNKNVL; encoded by the coding sequence ATGAAAAAGAATCTATATTTGTTCAAACGATTGAACAAATATAGAAAGAAATTGGAAATTAAAAAAAAATCAACCATAAAAGATATTGCTAATGCTTTGGACTTGACTCCTTCAGCGGTGTCAAAAGCGTTAAGTGATCATCCTCGAATTAGTGATAAAACCAAAGAGGCGGTGCGACAAATGGCTATTGAATTGGATTATCAACCTAACTATTTATCGAGTGCCTTACGCAAAGGAAAAAGCAATTTAGTAGGGGTAATCATTCCGCGAGTAAATAGTAATTTCTTTTCGTCAGTGGTTCAAGAGATGGAAGATGTCTTGAATGCAAATGGCTATAATATGCTAATGACACAATCCAACGAATTGTATAAAAAAGAATGTCAAAGCATTGACTCTCTATTAGGAATTCAGGTGGATGGCATTATTGCCTCGATGGCTAATGAGACCATCAATTTAGAATATTACGAAAAAATAAAATCCAAAGGAGTCACCTTAATCTTGTTTGATAGAGGTGAGGACGAACTTAAGGTGGACTATGTAGGGATTGATGATTATAAAAGTAGCCATTTGATTGTAGAACATTTAGTGAGTCAAAATTGCCAAAAAATAGCCCATATTGCGGGTTTTAACCATACTCGCATCTATAAAGACAGGATTATAGGATTTAGAGACGCTATGGAAAAAGCAAGACTGCCCATCCACGAGGAAATGATTATTGAAAGTAATTTACGTGTGGAAGATGGTAGGAGAATAATGAAAGAATTATTAGCGTTGCCTGAGCGACCTGATGCGGTTTATGCCGCTGGGGATTATGCTGCACTAGGAGCTTTGCAGGTCCTACTTGAAGAAAGCATAAAAGTTCCAGAAGAAATAGCTTTGGTGGGATTTAGTGACGAACCTTTCACTTCATTGGTTAAGCCTTCTATTTCTACCATCAATCAACATAGTAACCAAATTGGAAAATTAGCCGCTGAAGCATTTTTGGAAAGAATGAAAAATCCGAAAAAGAAAACGAGTTTGAATAAAATAATTTTAACTCCTGAATTGATTATTAGAGAATCCTCTAATAAAAATGTACTATAA
- a CDS encoding zinc-binding alcohol dehydrogenase family protein has product MKYIVCEKPGEFLLKEKEAPIRKENEALLQINKVGICGTDLHAYSGNQAFFTYPRILGHELASTVLEIGDNPRGIKAGDKVVVMPYISCQECIACRNGKTNCCTNIRVLGVHTDGGMQEQITVPANILLPANHLSNDQMAIVEPLAIGAHAVRRAGIVAGETVAVIGCGPIGIGIMKLAQIAGAKVIAIDMNEQRLAYAKEKIGVDYTVIAGENAVEAIKEITNGDLCTAVFDASGHKGALESAPNYMSHGGRFVLVGLSKGELTYTHPAIHAKEMTLMCSRNATTEDFEHVINVLDQFPTDSFITHSVPFTDMIANFDSWLNPATGVIKATVEFNS; this is encoded by the coding sequence ATGAAATACATTGTTTGCGAAAAGCCAGGAGAATTTTTACTGAAAGAAAAAGAAGCTCCTATCAGAAAAGAAAACGAAGCTTTATTACAAATTAATAAGGTAGGAATTTGCGGAACCGATTTGCACGCCTATAGTGGCAATCAAGCTTTTTTTACCTATCCTAGAATTTTAGGACACGAATTGGCTTCAACTGTTTTAGAAATTGGGGATAACCCAAGAGGAATCAAAGCAGGTGATAAAGTAGTGGTGATGCCATATATCAGTTGTCAAGAATGTATTGCCTGTCGTAATGGAAAAACCAACTGTTGTACCAATATCAGAGTATTAGGAGTACATACTGATGGCGGCATGCAAGAACAAATTACGGTTCCTGCCAACATTTTATTACCAGCGAATCATTTGTCAAATGACCAAATGGCAATTGTAGAACCGCTTGCTATTGGTGCACATGCAGTACGTAGAGCTGGAATTGTTGCTGGTGAAACAGTAGCCGTTATTGGTTGTGGTCCTATTGGGATTGGGATTATGAAGTTAGCCCAAATTGCAGGTGCGAAAGTAATCGCTATCGATATGAATGAACAGCGTTTGGCCTACGCCAAAGAAAAAATTGGAGTTGATTATACGGTTATAGCAGGCGAAAATGCTGTTGAAGCAATCAAGGAAATTACCAATGGCGATCTATGTACAGCGGTTTTTGATGCTTCAGGACACAAAGGAGCTTTAGAATCGGCACCAAATTATATGTCACACGGTGGTCGTTTTGTACTAGTGGGCTTATCCAAAGGGGAATTGACTTATACACACCCTGCCATTCATGCCAAAGAAATGACTTTGATGTGCAGTCGTAATGCCACTACAGAGGATTTTGAACACGTAATCAATGTATTAGACCAATTCCCAACAGATTCTTTCATTACACATTCAGTGCCTTTTACGGACATGATTGCAAATTTTGATAGCTGGTTAAATCCTGCAACAGGTGTTATCAAAGCCACTGTCGAATTTAATTCTTAA
- a CDS encoding altronate dehydratase family protein, with product MSKTFVQIHPKDNIIAALIDLPKGTIIPHNGDEITLVQNIKQKHKFTTVDLAVGDEIYMYGVLIGKAMLPIQKGEAITIENTKHASADFNDSNEKFVWNAPDTSKFEGRTFNGFHRADGSVGTRNYWLVIPLTFCENRNIDVLEGALAEKLGYETVKDFAVDTDALIQQYKAGASAEEILNTPIISTKEEIAKNRLFPNVDGIKFLKHDGGCGGIRQDSEALCNLLAGYITNPNVAGATIFSLGCQNAQIHMLQKAIEDRDPNCKKTIHYLEQQKSASERQLIEEAVKHTFLGLIEANKIARQPAPISKIVLGLECGGSDGFSGISANPSLGYASDLLAAIGGSPVLSEFPELNGVEQDIINRCKTEEDAKKFSQLMRAYSAAAVAVGSGFENNPSPGNIKDGLITDAMKSAGAAKKGGTSPVAQVLDYTEKIRKPGLNLLCTPGNDVESTTALAGSGCNVVVFTTGLGTPTGNPIAPVLKLSSNTTLFNKMNDIIDINAGTVITGEDTIESMGENILEHIIRVANGEISKAEIKGQNDFIPWKRGISL from the coding sequence ATGTCAAAAACATTTGTACAAATACATCCCAAAGACAACATTATTGCTGCCTTAATTGATTTACCCAAAGGAACTATTATTCCGCATAACGGAGACGAAATCACTTTGGTACAAAACATCAAACAAAAACATAAATTCACCACCGTTGATTTAGCTGTGGGTGACGAAATTTATATGTATGGTGTGCTGATTGGAAAAGCGATGTTGCCTATTCAAAAAGGAGAAGCGATTACTATCGAAAATACCAAACACGCTTCGGCTGATTTTAATGATTCCAATGAAAAATTTGTTTGGAACGCTCCTGACACTTCAAAATTTGAAGGACGTACTTTCAACGGTTTTCATAGAGCAGACGGTAGCGTAGGCACAAGAAATTACTGGTTGGTGATTCCACTTACTTTTTGTGAAAACAGAAACATTGATGTACTCGAAGGGGCTTTAGCCGAAAAATTAGGATACGAAACAGTCAAAGATTTTGCTGTGGATACCGATGCTTTAATCCAACAATACAAAGCAGGTGCAAGTGCTGAAGAAATCCTAAACACTCCGATTATTTCCACCAAAGAGGAAATCGCTAAAAACCGACTTTTCCCGAATGTGGATGGCATCAAATTCTTGAAACACGATGGTGGTTGTGGTGGCATCCGTCAAGATTCTGAAGCACTTTGTAATTTGTTGGCAGGCTATATTACCAATCCAAATGTCGCTGGAGCAACCATCTTTAGTTTAGGGTGTCAAAATGCACAAATTCATATGCTCCAAAAAGCGATTGAAGACAGAGATCCAAACTGTAAAAAAACTATCCATTATTTAGAGCAACAAAAAAGTGCGAGCGAGCGTCAATTGATCGAAGAGGCTGTAAAACATACTTTTTTAGGATTAATTGAAGCCAATAAAATCGCTCGTCAACCAGCTCCTATCAGCAAAATTGTTTTGGGATTAGAATGTGGTGGCTCGGATGGATTTTCTGGTATTTCAGCCAATCCTTCTCTTGGCTATGCTTCTGATTTACTAGCCGCTATTGGAGGTTCACCCGTACTTTCGGAATTTCCTGAATTAAACGGTGTGGAACAAGACATCATCAACAGATGTAAAACAGAAGAAGATGCGAAAAAGTTCTCTCAATTGATGAGAGCCTATTCTGCTGCTGCCGTTGCCGTAGGATCCGGATTTGAAAACAACCCTTCGCCAGGAAACATCAAAGACGGTTTAATTACCGATGCTATGAAATCAGCAGGTGCTGCCAAAAAAGGAGGAACTTCACCAGTCGCTCAAGTATTAGATTATACCGAAAAAATAAGAAAACCAGGATTGAACTTGCTTTGTACGCCTGGAAATGATGTAGAAAGCACCACAGCCTTAGCGGGTTCTGGTTGTAATGTGGTGGTTTTTACCACTGGTTTAGGAACGCCTACAGGAAACCCTATTGCACCGGTTTTGAAATTGTCGAGCAATACCACTCTTTTTAACAAAATGAACGACATCATTGATATTAATGCGGGAACGGTCATCACAGGTGAAGACACCATTGAATCGATGGGCGAAAACATCTTAGAACACATCATCAGAGTGGCAAATGGCGAAATTTCGAAAGCCGAAATCAAAGGTCAAAACGATTTTATTCCTTGGAAAAGAGGGATTTCGCTTTAA
- a CDS encoding two-component regulator propeller domain-containing protein — MQLSAQEENSFIHLNTDNGLSQSDINTIYQDKQGFMWFGTHDGLNKYDGYNFSVYKPDLNDKKSISSNLVWKIVEDQHNNLWIGTTGGGLNFFDKKTETFTHFKNEVGNNLSVVSNTISALYKDKKNRLWIGTPKGIDMLDLNKPIKNAVFNHYEINLKQHINSWDGSNVNSIFEDSKNNIWVGSKFGLFKLVKNRQGENYFEHTGLINISVRSIAEDEFGRLIIGAHNGLFIISSKNNKIAVDLISNEIFTCLLSTKGYLWAGSSNGLYRFENASTLKLPYLIKKYSYDPKNPELGLSKSDVKSLFLDKGGILWIGVNGGGVNKFNPNVKRFKHIKKTLNPSSLSNDKVRCIFEDSNQYMWIGTEGGGLNYIKKGQKYVDFTNLLSTLKIFALAEVKEGNSKKLLIGAEGTNGLYELDITHPNSISKAQIKNIKQIDHSVFSILVDSKKNVWIGTYNGGVQRWLATETTGVYKKDILYQNSNRPTSISNNIIRSIYEDSKGNIWFGTADGLNKLPAHQIRKNNPNFEIFKNKTNDPSSLSHNYILAIHESRYGDLWIGTFGGGLNKLIPAKIGKEESFKSYSEKDGLPNNVIKGILEDSYGNLWLSTNKGLSRFTIKSEKFKNYDVNDGLQSNEFSELAYLKRTNGELLFGGINGFNTFYPNQIKDNLVKPKTVFTSFSIFNKPIAIGEEFNGRVILNQSINTIDEIELLYSENSFSVEFSSLNYTAPRKNGYAYKLEGFNDDWIYTSYKNRLATYTNLAPGTYTLLVKSSNNDGVWNETPASIKITVVPPFWRTNFAYFIYFIVFIGFLMALRRFEIIRSAKKHQLELEVFEKEKHDEMHRLKLEFFTNISHEFRTPLTLIKGPLEYLQKNSGTISTEKVNEQYGIMHKNIDYLLRLVNQLLDFRKMDKGKLDLIVWKSNLLEFLKLVGEPFQFLSHKKNIDFKINSKIENPILWFDTDALEKIMNNLLSNAFKFTSEGGKITVEILDGKDHTIVSDMEINANPSDYIIIKVKDSGLGIPPHRLKFIFERFYVDKDYRKVNTQGTGIGLDFTKKLVELHQGQIEVTNNKKRGASFFIWLPKNKGAYENINGITFGGETENNVFTTELNAETHAVEVLDEIVDQNEHKSRSKLPVLLIVEDNPDIRILIKNGLEKQYDIYEAENGQRGLELANKLMPNIILTDIFMPIMDGIEMCEKLKTTSETSHIPIVMLTAKTSTEWEKEGLKNGADGYIRKPFDMELLELKLKNILKYREDLRRKFNRETTLQPNEVTVTSADERFLQKAIEVVEKHMMNTEFSVELMVKEMALSRSNLYLKIKELTGLSSSEFIRNIRLKRAMQLLEQSDLSVKEIMYMTGFNTASYFSKCFKKQFGVIPSKYLREEEMDESDLNESNEIDSKEEDTE, encoded by the coding sequence ATGCAGCTTAGTGCACAAGAAGAAAACAGCTTCATACATCTAAATACCGATAACGGTTTGTCTCAAAGCGATATCAATACCATCTATCAAGACAAACAAGGTTTTATGTGGTTTGGAACTCATGATGGTCTTAATAAATATGATGGTTATAATTTTTCTGTTTATAAACCTGATTTAAACGATAAAAAAAGTATCAGTAGTAACTTAGTCTGGAAAATTGTTGAAGACCAGCATAATAATTTATGGATTGGAACTACTGGTGGTGGACTGAATTTTTTTGATAAAAAAACAGAAACATTTACTCATTTTAAAAATGAAGTTGGTAATAACTTGAGTGTTGTCAGTAATACTATTAGCGCTTTATATAAAGATAAAAAAAACAGATTATGGATAGGTACTCCTAAAGGAATTGACATGCTTGATTTAAACAAACCTATAAAAAACGCTGTTTTTAATCATTATGAAATTAATCTAAAACAACATATAAATTCATGGGATGGTAGTAACGTCAATAGTATATTTGAAGATAGTAAAAATAACATTTGGGTTGGCAGTAAGTTTGGTTTATTTAAACTAGTAAAAAACAGACAAGGAGAAAACTATTTTGAGCACACAGGACTAATTAACATCTCTGTCAGAAGTATCGCTGAAGATGAATTTGGCAGACTGATTATCGGAGCTCATAACGGTTTGTTTATCATATCTTCAAAAAACAACAAGATAGCTGTTGATTTAATTAGTAATGAAATTTTTACCTGCTTACTCTCTACCAAAGGATATTTGTGGGCAGGGAGTTCAAATGGATTGTATCGTTTTGAAAATGCTTCTACTTTAAAACTGCCTTATCTGATCAAAAAATATAGTTATGACCCTAAAAATCCAGAACTAGGTTTAAGTAAAAGTGATGTTAAATCATTGTTTTTAGATAAAGGGGGCATACTTTGGATTGGTGTAAATGGTGGAGGTGTCAACAAATTCAATCCCAACGTTAAGAGATTTAAACATATCAAAAAAACGCTTAACCCATCAAGTCTTTCTAACGATAAAGTACGTTGTATTTTTGAAGATAGTAATCAATATATGTGGATTGGTACTGAAGGAGGAGGTCTGAATTATATTAAAAAAGGACAAAAATATGTTGATTTTACTAATTTACTTTCCACACTTAAGATATTTGCCTTAGCAGAAGTAAAAGAAGGCAATTCTAAAAAATTACTTATTGGTGCCGAAGGAACTAACGGATTATACGAATTAGATATTACCCATCCCAATTCAATATCAAAAGCTCAAATTAAAAATATAAAACAAATAGACCATAGTGTCTTTTCCATTTTAGTAGATTCTAAGAAAAATGTTTGGATAGGAACCTACAATGGCGGTGTTCAGCGATGGTTGGCAACGGAAACAACTGGAGTTTACAAAAAAGATATTCTATATCAAAATAGCAATCGACCAACAAGTATCTCGAACAACATCATACGTTCTATATACGAAGACAGCAAAGGAAATATCTGGTTTGGGACAGCAGATGGACTCAATAAACTACCTGCACACCAGATAAGGAAAAACAATCCTAATTTTGAAATTTTCAAAAACAAGACTAATGATCCATCCAGTTTAAGTCATAATTATATTTTGGCCATTCATGAGAGTCGCTATGGGGATTTATGGATAGGAACCTTTGGAGGTGGACTAAACAAATTAATCCCTGCTAAAATTGGAAAAGAGGAAAGTTTTAAATCTTATTCTGAGAAAGACGGACTTCCAAACAATGTAATCAAAGGTATTTTAGAAGATAGTTATGGTAATCTCTGGCTATCCACTAATAAGGGACTTTCTCGCTTTACTATCAAATCTGAAAAATTCAAAAACTATGATGTTAATGATGGCTTACAAAGTAATGAATTTAGTGAATTAGCCTATCTCAAGAGAACAAATGGAGAATTACTTTTTGGTGGAATAAATGGTTTTAACACTTTTTATCCTAATCAAATTAAAGACAACTTAGTGAAACCCAAAACAGTTTTCACTTCTTTCTCAATTTTCAACAAACCTATCGCAATAGGGGAAGAATTTAACGGCAGAGTTATTTTAAATCAATCCATTAATACTATTGATGAAATAGAATTATTGTATAGTGAAAATAGCTTTTCTGTGGAATTTTCATCCTTGAATTATACTGCCCCTAGAAAAAATGGTTATGCGTATAAATTAGAAGGGTTTAACGACGATTGGATTTATACTTCCTACAAAAACAGGTTGGCTACATATACCAATTTAGCGCCTGGAACCTATACTTTATTGGTTAAATCCTCTAACAATGATGGGGTCTGGAATGAAACGCCCGCATCAATAAAAATCACAGTTGTTCCTCCGTTTTGGAGAACAAATTTTGCCTATTTTATATATTTTATAGTATTTATAGGTTTTTTAATGGCACTTAGAAGGTTTGAAATTATTCGTTCTGCCAAAAAACATCAATTGGAATTAGAAGTATTTGAAAAAGAAAAACACGATGAAATGCATCGTTTGAAATTAGAATTTTTTACCAATATTTCTCATGAATTCAGAACCCCTTTAACTTTAATAAAAGGGCCTTTAGAATATTTGCAAAAAAATAGTGGTACGATTTCAACAGAGAAAGTCAACGAACAATATGGAATCATGCATAAAAACATTGATTACCTATTGCGATTGGTAAATCAATTGTTAGATTTCCGCAAGATGGACAAGGGGAAACTGGATTTGATCGTTTGGAAAAGCAACCTTTTGGAATTCTTGAAATTAGTTGGCGAACCCTTTCAGTTTTTGAGCCATAAAAAAAATATTGACTTTAAAATCAATTCAAAAATTGAAAACCCTATACTATGGTTTGACACTGATGCACTAGAAAAAATTATGAATAATTTACTTTCTAATGCATTCAAATTTACTTCTGAAGGAGGAAAAATTACTGTGGAAATATTGGATGGTAAAGACCATACTATTGTTTCTGATATGGAAATTAATGCAAATCCATCCGATTACATCATCATCAAAGTAAAAGATTCTGGTTTAGGAATTCCGCCGCACCGATTAAAATTTATTTTTGAACGTTTTTATGTCGATAAAGATTATCGAAAAGTGAATACGCAAGGAACAGGAATTGGTTTGGATTTTACTAAAAAATTAGTCGAATTACATCAAGGCCAGATCGAAGTTACTAATAACAAAAAACGAGGTGCTTCCTTCTTTATTTGGTTGCCTAAAAACAAAGGTGCCTATGAAAATATCAATGGAATCACTTTTGGAGGTGAAACAGAAAATAATGTTTTCACTACCGAATTAAATGCTGAGACACATGCCGTCGAAGTATTGGATGAAATTGTAGATCAAAACGAACACAAATCAAGATCTAAATTACCTGTTTTATTAATCGTTGAGGATAATCCTGATATTCGCATTTTAATTAAAAATGGATTGGAAAAACAATATGATATCTATGAAGCCGAAAATGGACAACGAGGTTTGGAGTTGGCAAATAAATTAATGCCGAATATTATTTTGACAGACATTTTTATGCCTATTATGGATGGAATTGAAATGTGTGAAAAACTCAAAACCACTTCTGAGACCAGTCATATTCCAATTGTGATGCTTACTGCAAAAACATCTACAGAATGGGAAAAAGAAGGTTTAAAAAATGGTGCCGATGGCTACATTCGTAAACCATTTGATATGGAATTATTAGAATTGAAACTCAAAAACATTCTCAAATACAGAGAAGATTTGCGACGAAAATTCAACAGAGAAACGACCTTACAACCAAATGAAGTTACGGTAACCTCAGCTGACGAACGCTTTTTACAAAAAGCAATTGAAGTGGTTGAAAAACACATGATGAATACCGAGTTTAGCGTGGAATTGATGGTCAAAGAAATGGCTTTGAGCCGAAGCAATTTGTACTTAAAAATTAAAGAACTTACAGGTTTATCTTCGAGTGAATTTATTCGAAACATTCGTTTAAAAAGAGCGATGCAATTATTAGAACAAAGCGATCTTTCTGTCAAAGAAATTATGTATATGACTGGTTTTAATACCGCTTCCTACTTTTCAAAATGCTTCAAAAAACAATTTGGAGTGATTCCTAGTAAATATTTACGAGAAGAGGAAATGGATGAGTCCGATTTAAATGAATCAAACGAAATCGATTCAAAGGAGGAGGATACCGAATAA
- a CDS encoding bifunctional 4-hydroxy-2-oxoglutarate aldolase/2-dehydro-3-deoxy-phosphogluconate aldolase — MNRQEIIKIIRKEKLVAILRTKNQEIIELVLETVISEGIKVLEITSNTPGYLAAISKARKSYPDVLIGAGTVINTKIAEKVIQAGAQFLVTPNVNLEVIRVAHQNNIPVIMGALTPTEICEAHENGADIVKLFPAGNLGIEYFNAIKGPLDNIHYFAVGGVEFSDARKWFDAGVEGIGYGCLMKNPENGAIDIEETRKIARNYVKLVKENS; from the coding sequence ATGAATAGACAAGAAATAATCAAAATCATAAGGAAAGAAAAGCTAGTTGCAATACTAAGAACCAAGAATCAAGAGATAATTGAACTTGTTTTAGAAACAGTAATTTCAGAAGGAATTAAAGTACTTGAAATAACGTCTAATACTCCAGGATATTTAGCGGCAATATCAAAAGCTCGTAAAAGTTATCCTGACGTTTTGATAGGTGCTGGAACTGTTATCAATACTAAAATAGCTGAAAAAGTAATTCAAGCTGGAGCTCAATTTTTAGTGACCCCAAATGTTAACCTAGAGGTGATAAGAGTAGCTCATCAAAATAATATACCAGTTATAATGGGAGCTCTTACTCCAACCGAAATTTGCGAAGCTCATGAAAATGGTGCTGATATTGTAAAGTTATTTCCTGCCGGCAATTTAGGAATTGAATATTTTAATGCGATAAAGGGACCATTAGATAATATACATTATTTTGCTGTTGGTGGCGTTGAATTTTCTGATGCTAGAAAATGGTTTGATGCTGGTGTAGAAGGGATTGGTTACGGATGTCTTATGAAAAACCCGGAGAACGGTGCCATTGATATTGAAGAAACTAGAAAAATAGCTCGAAATTACGTAAAACTTGTAAAGGAAAACTCATGA